One region of Vicinamibacteria bacterium genomic DNA includes:
- a CDS encoding CoA pyrophosphatase, translating to MAATTWDDVRRALALRPPTQVAEPAASRAAVALILREAARGLELLFIRRAEHDGDPWSGQVGFPGGRAEPG from the coding sequence ACCTGGGACGACGTGCGACGCGCGCTGGCTCTTCGCCCGCCAACGCAGGTGGCGGAACCAGCCGCCTCTCGCGCGGCGGTGGCGCTGATCCTGAGGGAGGCAGCGAGAGGACTGGAACTGCTCTTCATCCGGCGGGCCGAGCACGACGGGGACCCCTGGTCGGGCCAGGTGGGGTTCCCGGGCGGGCGCGCCGAACCGGG